The Desulfovibrio desulfuricans DSM 642 genome contains a region encoding:
- the cas2 gene encoding CRISPR-associated endonuclease Cas2, with translation MLVLVSYDVNTQDAAGKRRLRKIARHCENWGQRVQFSVFECVVDPAQWVALRNNLLDCMDEEKDSLRFYFLGANWKNRVEHVGAKPSYDPQGTLIL, from the coding sequence ATGCTTGTGTTGGTAAGCTACGATGTAAATACACAGGATGCGGCTGGAAAGCGCCGTCTGCGCAAAATTGCCCGTCATTGTGAAAATTGGGGGCAGCGCGTGCAGTTTTCTGTTTTTGAGTGCGTGGTTGATCCTGCCCAATGGGTTGCCTTACGCAATAATTTGCTGGACTGCATGGATGAGGAAAAAGATAGCCTGCGCTTTTACTTTTTGGGCGCGAACTGGAAAAATCGCGTGGAGCATGTTGGGGCAAAACCATCATATGATCCTCAGGGAACGCTGATTCTGTAG